The Brachyspira hyodysenteriae ATCC 27164 sequence AAAGGGCGGGAAATGAAAATAAAATAACAAAAAATATAGTTTTAAATACTAAAAATATAAATATATAACCATATAATAAATAATTGAATGCAAACAATTTTTATTAGAAATAATAAATTAATTTCTATTTTTTTTTATTATTATTTTTCTTCCATTATCTTCAAAATAAAAATCATCTGTATATAAAGAAATAAGAAATATCCCTCTTCCGCTGTCTTTATAAATATTATCCTGAGACTCTGTTAAACATATCATAGCTGAGAAATAATCAAAACCATCTCCCTCATCTTCTATAACGACCTTAATCATTTCATCATTTATATAAAAATCTATACTTACATTTTTATTATAATCATTTTTATTTCCATGAACTATTGCATTAGTTAAAGCCTCCTCAAAAGCTACTCTAAATGCATCACATCCTTCTATTTGATTAGAATGTAAAAAATCGAAAAAATCATTGGAAACTTTAGGTACCAATAACTTATTACTAGGAATTTTTACTGACAATATTTTTTCCACTTTATTTCCGCAATATTCTATACTCATAGTTCAACTCTATAGCAATAATAAATTATAGTACTATAACTACTTACATTATATTTAACTATAAAGTATAGTAAAATAAGCTTCATTGTCAAGTTTTTTAAAATATAAAAATATTGACATTAATTCTATTTTGAATACAATTTAATTGTTATTTTATTTTTTTATAAAGGATTTTTTATGAAATACATGAACCTTTACAGAGGATATGAAAAGAGAAAAGAAGCTATTGATAAAAAAATATCTTCTATTATAGAGAGAAGTCAGTTTATATTCGGCGAAGAATTAGAATCATTAGAAAAAGAATTATCAAACTATACTGGTGCTAAATATGCTGTAGGAGTTTCATCAGGGCATGTTGGTTTAGTACTTGCTCTTTTAGCATTAGGATTCAATGCTGGTGAAGATCATTCTCAAAAAGAAGTAATAGTACCTGCTATGACATTCTTTTCTACCGCTGAGGCTCCTGCTTTCTTAGGAATGAAAGTAAGAGTTTGCGATATTGATGAATACTTTAATATGGATGTAAAAAAGCTCGAAAGTTTGATCAATAAAAATACTGTTGCTATTATACCTGTTAATTTATTCGGACAATGTGCTAATTATGATGTTATATTAGATATTGCTAAGAAGCATAATATATTTGTTATAGAAGATGCTTGTCAGTCATTTGGAGCTAGCTATAAAAATATCAAATCATGTTCCGGAAAATTGGGAGATATAGCTGTAACATCATTTTTCCCAGCTAAACCTTTAGGCTGTTTCGGTGACGGCGGAATGGTGTTTACTAATAACGAAGAATTATATAAAAATCTTAAACAGCTTCGTCATCATGGAGATGAAGGCGGAATGATTCATGTTAAATTAGGAACTACAG is a genomic window containing:
- a CDS encoding ATP-binding protein — protein: MSIEYCGNKVEKILSVKIPSNKLLVPKVSNDFFDFLHSNQIEGCDAFRVAFEEALTNAIVHGNKNDYNKNVSIDFYINDEMIKVVIEDEGDGFDYFSAMICLTESQDNIYKDSGRGIFLISLYTDDFYFEDNGRKIIIKKNRN
- a CDS encoding DegT/DnrJ/EryC1/StrS family aminotransferase, coding for MKYMNLYRGYEKRKEAIDKKISSIIERSQFIFGEELESLEKELSNYTGAKYAVGVSSGHVGLVLALLALGFNAGEDHSQKEVIVPAMTFFSTAEAPAFLGMKVRVCDIDEYFNMDVKKLESLINKNTVAIIPVNLFGQCANYDVILDIAKKHNIFVIEDACQSFGASYKNIKSCSGKLGDIAVTSFFPAKPLGCFGDGGMVFTNNEELYKNLKQLRHHGDEGGMIHVKLGTTGRLDNLQAGILLEKFKGFDADMDHRRSAAEYYNEKLKDVVKVPQVAEYTQSVHAQYVIQVENNRDEVRTKLNELGIPTALYYPHPIHLAPILVKKLGYKEGDMPVSEYASKHNLALPIDNDILKEEQDMVIDAVKKVVK